The proteins below are encoded in one region of Neisseriales bacterium:
- a CDS encoding YgeY family selenium metabolism-linked hydrolase, translating into MRDIPFKEVLQKAESYKADMSRFLRDMIAIPSESCQEKEVVLCIKAEMEKVGFDKVEIDPQGNVLGWIGHGPHLVAMDAHIDTVGVGNIKNWTCDPYKGMEDDEVIVGRGSSDQEGGMASMVYAGKIIKDLKLEDEYTLLVVGTVQEEDCDGLCWQYIVQEDKIRPEFVISTEATDGKIYRGQRGRMEIRVEVTGISCHGSAPERGDNAIFKMGPILNELKELSGRLGDDPFLGKGTLTVSEIFFTSPSRCAVADSCAVSIDRRLTWGETWEGALDEIRALPAVKAANAKVSMYDYDKPSYTGLVYPTECYFPAWRVEEDNVAVQSVATAYEKLFNKKPVIDKWVFSTNGVSITGRYGIPTVGFGPGLEKEAHAPNEKTWKKDLVVSAAMYAVIPLVYLNKLAK; encoded by the coding sequence ATGAGAGACATTCCTTTTAAAGAGGTTCTTCAAAAAGCAGAGTCTTATAAAGCAGATATGAGCCGATTTCTGCGTGATATGATCGCTATTCCTAGTGAAAGTTGTCAAGAGAAAGAAGTAGTGTTGTGCATTAAAGCAGAAATGGAAAAAGTGGGTTTTGATAAAGTGGAAATTGATCCACAAGGTAATGTGCTGGGTTGGATTGGGCACGGCCCACATCTGGTTGCTATGGACGCTCACATTGATACGGTAGGTGTTGGTAATATCAAAAACTGGACATGTGACCCTTACAAAGGAATGGAAGATGATGAAGTGATCGTCGGGCGCGGCTCGTCAGATCAAGAAGGTGGTATGGCCTCCATGGTCTATGCAGGTAAAATCATCAAAGACTTGAAATTAGAGGATGAATATACTTTGCTTGTCGTCGGAACAGTACAAGAAGAAGACTGCGATGGACTATGTTGGCAATATATTGTCCAAGAAGATAAGATTCGTCCTGAATTTGTGATTAGTACCGAAGCGACTGATGGTAAAATTTACCGTGGTCAGCGTGGACGAATGGAAATTCGTGTTGAAGTTACAGGTATATCCTGTCACGGTTCAGCACCTGAACGTGGTGACAATGCTATTTTCAAAATGGGTCCTATTCTCAATGAATTAAAGGAGCTTAGTGGCCGACTCGGCGATGATCCTTTCTTGGGAAAAGGCACATTGACTGTTTCTGAAATCTTTTTTACCTCGCCATCCCGTTGTGCTGTTGCGGACAGTTGCGCTGTATCCATTGACCGTCGTTTGACTTGGGGAGAGACTTGGGAAGGAGCTTTGGATGAAATTCGAGCATTGCCAGCGGTCAAAGCGGCAAACGCCAAAGTTTCCATGTATGACTATGATAAACCCTCCTATACGGGTCTTGTCTACCCAACAGAATGCTATTTTCCAGCTTGGCGAGTCGAAGAGGATAATGTTGCGGTACAGTCTGTTGCAACGGCTTATGAAAAACTGTTCAACAAAAAACCAGTTATTGATAAGTGGGTATTCTCAACAAACGGTGTTTCCATCACGGGTCGCTATGGTATTCCAACTGTCGGATTTGGACCTGGGCTTGAAAAAGAAGCACACGCACCCAATGAAAAAACTTGGAAAAAAGATTTGGTGGTCAGTGCTGCGATGTATGCTGTCATCCCACTCGTCTATCTGAATAAATTAGCAAAATAA
- the dpaL gene encoding diaminopropionate ammonia-lyase: MSTFSLKMDIVDNAHFTGELSTLFNVKESSKALAFHSKIQGYRPTPLYSLDALAQTIGVAKILVKDESQRFDLNAFKMLGGAYAIARLICQRLNLSIDQFDFAKLQQEIAGKMTFISTTDGNHGRGVAWAAQKLGQKCIIYMPKGSAQERVDRIKALGAECYVTDMNYDDTVRMTSELADKNNWFIVQDTSWEGYTEIPTWIMQGYATMAMEAIDQVKQQAWLNPTHVFLQAGVGAMAGGVLGVLSDYYGAEKLNVTIVEPDQADCLYRSGKNPSGVPVNVTGDMATIMAGLACGEPCPLGWEVIKRCARHFASCEDKVSALGMRVLGNPLSHDAKVVSGESGAVGVGLLCAIAHHPKRHALFQQLSLNQDSVVLCFSTEGDTDTKHYREVVWEGKWAANP; the protein is encoded by the coding sequence GTGTCAACCTTCTCGCTCAAGATGGATATTGTGGACAACGCGCATTTTACAGGCGAGTTATCTACCTTGTTCAACGTTAAAGAATCCAGCAAAGCTTTGGCTTTTCACAGCAAAATCCAAGGTTACCGACCAACACCACTTTATTCACTGGATGCCCTTGCTCAAACAATCGGTGTTGCCAAAATTTTGGTTAAAGATGAATCTCAGCGTTTTGACTTAAATGCTTTCAAAATGCTAGGTGGAGCGTATGCCATTGCTCGCTTGATCTGCCAACGATTGAATTTGTCGATTGATCAATTTGATTTTGCAAAACTACAACAAGAAATTGCTGGAAAAATGACTTTTATTTCAACGACCGACGGAAACCATGGTCGTGGTGTTGCGTGGGCAGCTCAAAAATTGGGTCAAAAGTGTATTATCTATATGCCAAAAGGTTCTGCACAAGAGCGCGTTGATCGCATCAAAGCATTGGGTGCTGAGTGTTATGTGACCGATATGAATTACGATGACACAGTACGCATGACCAGCGAATTGGCTGACAAAAATAATTGGTTTATAGTGCAAGATACTTCTTGGGAAGGCTATACCGAGATTCCTACATGGATTATGCAAGGCTACGCAACAATGGCCATGGAAGCTATTGATCAAGTCAAACAACAAGCATGGCTTAACCCAACACATGTCTTTTTACAAGCAGGTGTTGGAGCCATGGCAGGCGGTGTACTTGGTGTACTGAGTGACTATTATGGTGCAGAAAAACTCAATGTTACCATTGTAGAGCCTGATCAAGCTGACTGCCTCTACCGTTCTGGAAAAAATCCCAGTGGAGTACCTGTTAATGTTACCGGAGATATGGCAACCATCATGGCAGGGCTTGCCTGTGGCGAACCCTGCCCACTCGGTTGGGAAGTCATTAAGCGCTGTGCGCGTCACTTTGCTTCTTGTGAAGACAAGGTATCCGCTTTAGGTATGCGTGTTTTGGGTAATCCGCTAAGCCATGATGCAAAAGTTGTTTCTGGTGAATCAGGTGCTGTTGGTGTTGGATTGCTTTGTGCTATCGCCCATCACCCGAAACGTCATGCTTTATTCCAACAGCTTAGCTTAAATCAGGATTCCGTTGTGCTATGCTTTAGCACAGAAGGGGATACTGATACAAAACACTACCGAGAAGTGGTTTGGGAAGGAAAATGGGCTGCAAATCCCTGA
- the ygeW gene encoding knotted carbamoyltransferase YgeW produces MKDIQQIIAELKALPSQLHEKDFLLTWQQTPEELKRILKTAEAIRKLRAANIATNVFNNGLGVSIFRDNSTRTRFSFASAINMLGLAQQDLDEGKSQIAHGETVRETANMIAFCADVIGIRDDMYLGAGNAYMREVGDALDDGFKQGVLPQRPAIINLQCDIDHPTQSMADLAWLQEHFGGLDNLKGKKIAMTWAYSPSYGKPLSVPQAIIGLMTRFGMHVSLAHPEGYDLIPDVVDEARKNATLSGGSFEHSHSMEKAFQEADIVYPKSWAPYHIMGKRTELLRAHDHAGLKTLEQEALAQNAKHKDWHCTEAVMQLTKNAKALYMHCLPADITGVSCKEGEVADSVFERYRIATYKEASWKPYIIAAMIMNRKFQHVGEVFEKLIQKADKRIL; encoded by the coding sequence ATGAAAGACATTCAACAAATTATTGCAGAACTCAAAGCGCTCCCCTCCCAATTACATGAAAAGGATTTTTTGCTTACTTGGCAGCAAACTCCAGAGGAACTCAAACGCATATTAAAGACTGCAGAAGCCATTCGAAAACTACGTGCCGCTAATATTGCGACCAATGTTTTTAACAATGGGCTTGGCGTGTCAATTTTTCGTGATAACTCAACAAGAACGCGCTTTTCTTTCGCTTCTGCCATTAACATGTTGGGTTTAGCACAACAGGATCTAGATGAAGGAAAGTCGCAAATTGCACATGGTGAAACGGTGCGTGAAACGGCTAACATGATTGCGTTTTGCGCCGATGTTATTGGTATTCGTGATGATATGTACTTAGGTGCAGGAAACGCTTATATGCGGGAAGTCGGCGATGCATTAGACGACGGATTTAAACAGGGTGTCTTACCGCAAAGGCCAGCCATTATTAATTTACAGTGTGACATTGATCACCCTACCCAATCCATGGCAGATTTGGCTTGGTTACAAGAGCATTTTGGTGGATTAGATAATTTGAAAGGCAAAAAAATTGCGATGACTTGGGCGTATTCTCCAAGTTATGGTAAACCCCTGTCTGTCCCGCAGGCAATTATTGGTTTGATGACAAGATTTGGCATGCATGTATCGCTTGCACATCCCGAAGGCTATGATCTTATTCCCGATGTTGTGGATGAAGCTCGCAAAAATGCTACCCTATCGGGTGGTAGCTTTGAACACAGTCATAGCATGGAAAAAGCTTTCCAAGAAGCCGATATTGTCTATCCAAAATCTTGGGCACCCTACCATATCATGGGCAAACGAACGGAATTATTGCGCGCTCATGATCATGCTGGTCTCAAAACACTTGAACAAGAAGCGCTTGCACAAAACGCAAAACATAAAGATTGGCATTGCACTGAAGCGGTTATGCAGTTAACCAAGAATGCCAAAGCACTGTATATGCACTGTTTGCCTGCTGATATCACAGGTGTATCGTGTAAAGAAGGTGAAGTAGCAGATAGCGTTTTTGAAAGATATCGCATTGCAACTTACAAGGAAGCAAGTTGGAAGCCCTACATTATCGCTGCTATGATTATGAATCGAAAATTCCAGCATGTTGGTGAAGTTTTTGAAAAACTCATACAAAAAGCAGATAAGCGTATTCTCTAA
- a CDS encoding aspartate kinase: MTLIVQKYGGTSVGSVERINEVAKRMAWWKSKGHRLVAVVSAMSGETNRLLDLAYQIDTAPNQRELDVVAATGEQVTVGLLAIALQKIGIKAKSYCGWQVPVITDNAHNRARVAKIDETTIRADLKAGYVVVVTGFQGIDENHNITTLGRGGSDTSAVALAVALKAKECQIYTDVDGVYTTDPRIEPHARRLNTITFEEMLEMASLGSKILHPRSVELAGKNHLRLRVLSSFEKDGDGTLITFEEDENMEEAIVSGIAFDNNIMRINVKEVPNKPGSAYQILGPIADANIEVDMIIQNDSNHGVTDFSFTVPRAYGQQAVAILQKLQAKIGASDVNIADQLVKLSIIGVGMRSHCGVAATVFQVLAQQGINIELIATSEIKISVLIDKKYLELAVRVLHKAFKLDAPRS, from the coding sequence ATGACATTGATTGTTCAAAAGTATGGCGGTACTTCGGTTGGCTCTGTTGAGCGTATTAATGAAGTAGCAAAGCGTATGGCGTGGTGGAAGTCAAAGGGGCATAGATTGGTAGCAGTTGTCTCTGCGATGAGTGGTGAGACCAACCGCTTGTTGGATCTTGCTTACCAAATTGATACTGCACCTAACCAGCGCGAGTTAGATGTTGTAGCAGCAACAGGCGAACAAGTTACGGTTGGGCTACTAGCTATTGCTCTTCAAAAAATAGGGATTAAGGCAAAAAGTTATTGTGGTTGGCAGGTACCTGTGATAACAGACAATGCCCATAATAGAGCACGCGTTGCTAAGATTGATGAGACAACTATACGTGCTGACTTAAAGGCAGGCTATGTTGTGGTAGTTACAGGCTTTCAAGGTATTGATGAAAATCATAACATTACCACACTAGGGCGAGGCGGATCGGATACCTCAGCAGTAGCACTAGCTGTTGCATTAAAAGCAAAAGAGTGTCAGATTTATACTGATGTAGATGGAGTTTATACTACCGATCCTCGCATTGAGCCACATGCGAGACGGCTTAATACGATTACCTTTGAAGAGATGTTAGAAATGGCCAGTTTAGGCTCTAAAATTTTACATCCTCGATCCGTAGAGTTAGCGGGTAAAAACCATCTACGTTTACGCGTTTTATCCAGCTTTGAAAAAGATGGGGATGGTACGTTGATTACTTTTGAAGAAGATGAAAATATGGAAGAAGCTATTGTTTCGGGTATTGCTTTTGATAACAATATTATGCGCATTAACGTAAAAGAGGTGCCTAATAAACCAGGTAGTGCCTACCAAATTTTAGGCCCCATTGCTGATGCAAATATTGAAGTGGATATGATTATTCAAAATGATAGTAATCATGGTGTGACAGACTTTTCTTTTACGGTGCCTCGTGCTTATGGCCAACAAGCAGTGGCTATTTTACAAAAATTACAAGCAAAAATTGGTGCCTCTGATGTTAATATTGCTGATCAGCTGGTTAAATTATCCATTATTGGTGTGGGCATGCGTTCACATTGTGGTGTTGCTGCGACCGTGTTCCAAGTTTTAGCACAACAAGGCATCAATATTGAATTAATTGCGACGTCTGAAATTAAAATTTCTGTATTAATTGATAAAAAATATCTAGAATTAGCAGTACGAGTGCTGCATAAAGCATTTAAGCTTGATGCGCCTCGGTCTTGA
- a CDS encoding cyclase family protein has protein sequence MTFPYKLIDLTHALDSTIPTWNGGCGFNHDVHIDYSDCTSEDKFRVMKVKMHAGIGTHMDAPSHCILGGKFIYDFDVNDLIMPCVVINVSDKCHERYSLSAQDVLDFESKYGLIPKGSCAMVKTGWSKFWHTPSKYHNNHVFPSVSSGAASLLFERGVNALGIDTLSPDRPEDGFKVHKTFLGSDKIIIENVANLDSMLPTNSFTMVLPIKIKDGTEAPVRLVGFIKK, from the coding sequence ATGACTTTCCCCTATAAACTTATTGACTTAACCCACGCGCTCGATAGCACTATCCCTACCTGGAATGGTGGATGCGGGTTTAATCATGATGTGCATATAGATTATTCTGATTGCACGAGCGAAGATAAATTCCGTGTGATGAAAGTAAAAATGCATGCTGGAATCGGCACGCACATGGACGCGCCAAGCCACTGTATTCTTGGAGGAAAATTCATTTATGATTTTGATGTGAATGACTTGATAATGCCGTGCGTGGTCATCAATGTATCAGATAAATGCCACGAACGCTATTCCTTAAGCGCCCAAGATGTATTGGATTTTGAAAGTAAGTATGGGCTTATTCCAAAAGGCTCATGTGCGATGGTTAAAACTGGTTGGAGCAAATTTTGGCATACACCTTCGAAATACCATAACAACCATGTATTTCCATCCGTATCTTCTGGAGCCGCGTCACTTTTATTTGAACGAGGCGTGAATGCTCTTGGCATTGATACACTTTCACCCGATCGCCCTGAGGATGGCTTTAAAGTGCATAAAACCTTTTTAGGCTCGGATAAGATAATCATAGAAAATGTAGCAAATTTGGATAGTATGCTACCTACAAACAGTTTTACTATGGTTCTTCCCATCAAAATTAAAGACGGGACAGAAGCTCCAGTAAGATTAGTTGGGTTCATTAAAAAATAG
- a CDS encoding ABC transporter substrate-binding protein, producing the protein MKSSKSFFGIIFTASLLILNLAGCSSKPNEKEKANVSNKTLVIGLLAGPAGFDPAQYTTHDDLVPSNPIYDRLVSFKRGTTTIVPSLAENWKVSKDGLTYTFYLRKGVKFHTTNYFKPTRDFNADDVVFTFNRILDQKHPFRVAYPAEFPNFEDTDRNLIKVVKVDPYTVQFVLRKPERMLGDLAAPSSSILSWEYAQQLLRQGKASDIGVKPIGTGPFILKEYRKNQQIRCVANKNYWDQRPENQLKLDGLVMSIVPELAIHVKKLQAGELHVLGKLLPLDIPKFKKDPNFVVHQALSIDAWFIVYNTQKSFLRDKRVRQALDMALDKKAILKVFNGAAVPLATQVPTLQWGHDPSIQNRPFNPTKAKQLLKQAGYPKGFNLKFLIALKLVPTNDLIAQIIQSNWAKIGVKVQLVSYTGGEFWQHARAGEHDAMFMGGIGNNGDPGNFLIAHTCQAIAIGQNLSKWCHKPFDRLYDKGRYSLDHTEQVNIYKQAQQLLKEEVPLSPFSPEWTRMLPINPSRAM; encoded by the coding sequence ATGAAATCATCTAAATCATTTTTTGGGATCATTTTTACTGCCTCTTTACTGATCCTCAATCTTGCTGGCTGTTCTTCGAAACCGAATGAAAAAGAAAAAGCCAATGTATCCAACAAAACATTGGTTATTGGTTTGTTAGCTGGTCCAGCTGGTTTTGACCCAGCGCAGTATACAACACATGATGACCTAGTTCCTTCCAACCCAATTTACGACCGATTGGTTTCTTTTAAACGCGGAACCACTACCATTGTCCCAAGCCTTGCCGAAAATTGGAAAGTTTCCAAAGATGGTTTAACTTATACCTTCTATTTAAGAAAAGGTGTTAAGTTCCATACCACCAATTACTTTAAACCCACAAGAGATTTTAATGCTGATGATGTGGTGTTTACCTTTAATCGTATACTTGATCAAAAACACCCCTTTAGAGTCGCCTATCCTGCAGAATTTCCTAACTTTGAAGATACTGATCGAAATTTGATCAAAGTAGTGAAGGTGGATCCTTACACTGTGCAATTTGTCTTACGTAAACCGGAAAGAATGCTAGGGGATTTGGCTGCACCTTCTTCCTCCATTTTATCTTGGGAATATGCCCAGCAGCTTCTTCGACAAGGTAAAGCGTCAGACATTGGCGTAAAACCGATTGGCACTGGCCCTTTTATCCTCAAAGAATATCGTAAGAATCAGCAGATTCGTTGTGTTGCTAACAAAAATTATTGGGATCAACGTCCTGAAAACCAGTTAAAGCTTGATGGGCTGGTTATGTCCATTGTTCCTGAGTTAGCGATCCATGTCAAAAAACTACAAGCAGGTGAATTGCATGTGCTTGGAAAATTACTACCCTTAGATATTCCAAAATTCAAAAAAGACCCGAATTTTGTTGTGCATCAAGCCCTTTCCATAGATGCTTGGTTTATTGTGTATAATACACAAAAGTCCTTTTTAAGGGACAAACGAGTTCGCCAAGCACTAGATATGGCTCTTGATAAAAAAGCCATTTTGAAGGTCTTTAACGGTGCTGCCGTGCCACTTGCTACGCAGGTACCTACCCTTCAATGGGGGCATGATCCTTCCATTCAAAACCGGCCTTTTAATCCCACTAAAGCCAAACAATTGCTCAAGCAAGCAGGTTATCCAAAAGGTTTTAATCTTAAATTTTTGATTGCACTGAAACTGGTACCTACGAATGATTTAATTGCACAAATTATTCAAAGTAATTGGGCCAAGATTGGCGTGAAAGTTCAACTTGTTTCCTACACAGGAGGTGAATTTTGGCAACACGCCCGGGCAGGCGAGCACGACGCCATGTTTATGGGTGGTATAGGTAACAACGGTGACCCCGGTAACTTTCTCATTGCGCATACTTGTCAAGCAATTGCCATTGGCCAGAATTTATCTAAATGGTGCCACAAGCCTTTTGATCGTTTATATGATAAGGGACGCTATTCACTTGATCATACTGAGCAGGTTAATATTTATAAACAAGCACAGCAACTTCTCAAAGAAGAAGTGCCTCTATCACCCTTTTCACCAGAATGGACGCGCATGTTACCCATAAATCCGTCAAGGGCTATGTGA
- a CDS encoding aminotransferase class I/II-fold pyridoxal phosphate-dependent enzyme, translating to MQLIAPEQLLISRGADEAIDLLIRTFCRPGKDAIIARPPTFGSYTVYASYPISKVINIPLDTKDFSLNLSGMMSLFKTSRLFYLYAK from the coding sequence ATACAACTTATAGCGCCTGAGCAGTTATTAATCTCAAGAGGTGCTGATGAAGCCATTGATTTATTAATTCGCACATTTTGTCGTCCTGGAAAAGATGCCATTATTGCTCGCCCACCTACCTTTGGCTCTTACACTGTTTATGCCTCATATCCAATCAGCAAAGTCATTAATATTCCATTGGATACGAAAGATTTTTCGTTGAATTTATCGGGTATGATGTCGTTGTTCAAGACGTCAAGATTGTTTTATTTGTACGCCAAATAA